The genome window CTCTTTCTTTTCATGAGGCGACAGTTGAAATTCCTAAGTATGTAAATATAGCTATTCCACGGGGCACTCATGCCTATAGAATCAAATATCCGCCTGTGAGATTTTACCACTTTGATATTAAAGCATGGAACTCTGGAATTGAAGAATATAAAATAGAAGGATATAAAATCAGGGTTTATAATCTTGCAAAGACAATTGCTGATTGTTTTAAATTCCGTAATAAAATAGGTATAAATGTTGCGAGAGAAGTCCTTAAAGTGGCTGTTACCGAGAAGAATATAAAACCAGGAGAAATCATGGAATATGGCAAAATTTGCCGTGTTGATAATATCATAAAACCAATACTGGAGACTCTGCTTTGAAAAAGGAAATTAAGAATTTACAGGCTTCTATACGGGCACAGCTTCAAAATAAAGCAAAAGAGACTGACTGCTCGTTTTCAGAAATTCTACAGTATTACGGGATGGAAAGATTTCTTTATAGATTCAGTTGTTCAAAATATGCAGATAAATTTATCTTAAAAGGTGCGCTGATGTTTACAGTATGGCAAATTCCCGAACGCAGAACAACTCTTGATATAGATTTCTTAGCATATTATGACAATCGGGTTGCATCCATTGAGAAGGTTATAAGGGATGTCTGCGAGATTAAAGTAGAACCAGATGGACTTGTATTTGACTCAGGAACTGTGAAAGGACAAATGATAAAGGAAGTTGCAGATTATGAAGGTGTGCGTGTTAAATTCATAGGATTTCTGGAACGCTCACGTATTCCAATGCAGATTGATATAGGATTTGGTGATGTTATTTACCCTAATCCCAAAATCATTGATTAC of bacterium contains these proteins:
- a CDS encoding type IV toxin-antitoxin system AbiEi family antitoxin domain-containing protein, with product MPEKLQKLINFFNRNGGVVRFSAILKAGFHPDSLNTLVKEKKIEKIARGLYRLANYDFEEHPDLVMACLQSPRGVICLLSALSFHEATVEIPKYVNIAIPRGTHAYRIKYPPVRFYHFDIKAWNSGIEEYKIEGYKIRVYNLAKTIADCFKFRNKIGINVAREVLKVAVTEKNIKPGEIMEYGKICRVDNIIKPILETLL
- a CDS encoding nucleotidyl transferase AbiEii/AbiGii toxin family protein, with the translated sequence MKKEIKNLQASIRAQLQNKAKETDCSFSEILQYYGMERFLYRFSCSKYADKFILKGALMFTVWQIPERRTTLDIDFLAYYDNRVASIEKVIRDVCEIKVEPDGLVFDSGTVKGQMIKEVADYEGVRVKFIGFLERSRIPMQIDIGFGDVIYPNPKIIDYPVILNFPKPHLKGYPVESMVSEKFVRVQVG